The nucleotide sequence tgtgagtcaaaagttctagtcattctcgtggaaggtgtccaggctgtcaagacttcgcaaatttccgaggagctctccaacaactcccaaagttgactgcttcTTCACCCAAGAAAGCAATGCAAACCTGTTTACTTTTGAAATCATTTTCACACCTAGCTtaggggggttgtccctgctataaaaccccatctcccccatcctctagaaaaatcttttgtcaaaccattcagctacaagcttatgcagtaagactgctagagagatccgagagatcttgctacctttgctcttgtgagttcattcggattcgcgagaaggagcctctggttccccctagttcgtgctctacggttccggccgttttgtgtggattaatcccggtttgtggttctgcgattgttcggacagcgggttggagttcttgtagttTCGGCCAGCCATCCCCAAGTatgggttgcatccaaccttggcaggtataaagctagttatcccggctgcttgcagctagttatccctcccgatttgatactacgacgtgaagatcgggccacactcgggcgtgaactcgttcatcgggttcccacctatcacctactcccaccgggagtaggattccccctccatgtagtaggagtaggagtcaagaaaagggaagagagaagagaaggaaggagggggcgcagcccctccccctagtccaattcggactaggccttgggggggggcgcagccttccctctctctttcccctaaagcccaataaggtacATATACTCCccacgaattcccgtaactctctggtactctgataaatgcccgaatcactcagaacctttccgatgttcgaatatagtcgtccaatatatcgatctttatgtctcaaccatttcgagactcctcgtcatgtcccaaatctcatccgggactctgaactaccttcggtacatcaaaacacataaactcatattaccgatcgtcaccgaactttaagcgtgcggaccctatgggttcgagaactatgtagacatgaccgagacacgtttctggtcaataaccaatagcggaacctggatgctcatattggctcccgcatattctacgaagatctttatcggtcaaatcgcataacaacatatgttgttccctttgtcatcggtatgttacttgcccgagattcgatcgtcgctatctcaatacctagttcaatcttgttactgacaagtctctttactcgttccgtaatgcatcatcccgcaactaactcattagtcacattgcttgcaaggcttatagtgatgtgcattaccgagagggcccagagatatctttccgacaatcggagtgacaaatcctaatctcgaaatacgccaactcaacaagtaccttcagagacacctgtagagcacctttataatcattcagttatgttgtgatgtttggtagcacacaaagtgttcctccggtaaacgggagttgcataatctcatagtcataggaacatgtataagtcatgaagaaagcaatagcaacatactaaacgatcaagtgctaagctaacggaatgggtcaagtcaatcacatcattctctaatgatgtgatcccgttaatcaaatgacaactcatgtctatggctaggaaacttaaccatctttgattcaacgagctagttaagtagaggcataatagtgacactttgtttgtctatgtattcacacatgtactaagtttccggttaatacaattctagcatgaataataaacatttatcatgaaataaggaaacaaataataactttattattgcctatagggcatatttccttcactttcttCAAGAAATGTTGGCCCACTATCAAGTTTGACCTGATGCAGGCCGTCCATTCATTCAACAATTTGCATTCGGCTAACCTTCATTGGCTCAACTCCACGAACATCGTGCTTCTCCCCAAAAAAATGGGGCGGAGGTGATCACCGACTACAGGCCTATAAGCCTCATCCACGTCATTCCCAAGATCATTGCGAAAGTCCTTGCTTTGAGGATTGGCCCTCATCTCCAACGCTCGGAGTGCTTTCATCAAAAGgagatgcatccatgacaactttATGTATGTCAGGAGCTTTGCCCGCCGACTCCATAAAAGCAAAACGTCGGCCCTGCTATTCAAGCTTGACATCCGCAAGGCATTCGATTCGGTCAAATGGGAGTACATTATCGACCTCCTGCGGCGGAGGGGATTTCCACCGTGCTTTCGGGAGTGGATCACCGCCTTGCTCCGTTCTTCTTCCTCACGGATCCTCCTCAACGGGGTCCTAGGCCCTATTATCAAGAACGGTCGTGGCTTTTGGCAGGGAGATACGATCTCGCCGTTGCTCTTCGCCATTGCCATCGACCCATTGCAATAAATCCTCGAGCTCGCGACCCAGCGTGGGTTGTTACACAAGCTTAGAGGGCGGCGTGCGATGCTCCGCACATCCCTATATGCCGACGACGTTGCGGTCTTCATGGCTCCTATTAAGGAAGATATCGACAACTTTGCTCAGATCCTCACCTACTTTGGCAAGGTTACTGGCCTTTGCACAAACTTTCAGAAAAGCTCGGTCGTCCCAATCCGATGTGGAGGTACCAACTTGGACCATATCcttgcagccttgccggcctcccaaGCTTCTTTTCCCATCAAGTACTTGGGGCTGCCTTTATCGGTTCGGCAGCTGAGGCGCGTCGACTTCTAATTTCTTGAGGACAAGGTGGCGGCCAGGCTGGTGCCATGGGACAGGGAGAATATTACTACCATTGGAAGAGGGGCGCTTGTCAAGTCCGTGCTCACCGCTCAGGTCATTTACCACATCATCGCCCTTAAGCCTCCCGTGGGCACCCTGCTAAACATCACAAAGTTGGAGAGGGCTTTCCTATGGGCGGGCACCAATAAGACAACTGGGGCCAAGTGTAAGGTTAACTAGAGCTCAGTCTGTCGACCGACTGACCTCGGAGGGCTTGGCGTCCTAGACTTGGCCAAGTTTGCGAGAGCCCTCCGGCTTAGATGGCTGTGGTTCGAGTGGATTGAGCCTTCCAATATGTGGATTGGAATGGACAACCCCTGTGACGAGCTTGACCAAGATCTATTCTATGCCTCTACGCGCATCACCATTGGCAACGGGGCATGTGCGCCATTTTGGGACTCCTCTTGGGTTAATGGCGAGAAACCTTCCAGCATAACACCTCTCATCTTCGAGGCTTCCACGAGGAAGAAATGGAAGGTCCGGGAGGCCATGCATGCGGACGCGTGGCTGTCCAAAATCAAGCTCCCCATCAACTGGACAATGGACCACACCCGACAGCTCGTTACTCTATGGGCTCGGTTGAGGGCCATCACCCTTGCGGTGGACGCTGACGACACCATCTCTTGGAAGCATACCAACAGCGGAATCTACTCCGCCACCTCGGCATACAGTGCACAACTGCTTGGGACAGTCAACTCGCCCTTGGGCTTCGCCGTTTGGAAAGTCTCCCCCCCCCAAGATGAAATTCTATGCTTGGCTGGCAATTCAAAGCCGAGTTTGGACGGCGGATAGATTGGAGAGGAGAGGATGGCGGAACTGTGGCCTATGCCCACTCTACAAGCAGACAATGGAAACGGTgggccacatcttcttcaagtGCCGCTACTCCGTTAGGCTTTGGGGCATGATCAAGGGTTGGCTCAAGCTCGACTACCTCGACATCTCATCCTGGACAGCGATGCATTCCATCAAGGAATGGTGGCCTAACATGTCGGCCAAGAACATGCCCAACCGAAAAGCAATGCTTCTCTTACTACGCTGACCTGCTGGACCATCTGGTGCGACTTTCGCTTTTTTTGTAAAAGCAACTCTAAACTccttcttaattaatggatgaagcaaagcttttgcctccgtttcaaaaaaaaacatttgccccagTTGGACTCCTATTCAACTTATCATCCAGGAAGAACTTGATCACCTCCAACAGCTAGTCAATGTCCCCTTTACTATGGAAATCATCATCTTGGTTTGCTGGGTTGTTTGGACTACAAGGAATGATTTCGTTTTTAAAGGGGTTCCACCAAACATATATAACTGCAGGAAGAAGTTCAAAAAGGAGCTAAAGTGGATCAGTTATAGGTCCGAAAGGAAAGCATACAGTTCTTTTGGAGACTCGATTAATGCCTTCAGATAAAACCAAAGGCAGCTCAGATGTAGCTCTGCATCTTCTGTACTTGTATTTGTACttgttcttttcttttggtttgtcTTTCCCTAGTTAGCTCTGTTTTCTTTGTTTCATGTATAGCTCTGTATAGTCATTTCTTTCTTTGGTacagttcttttttttctttttggacctATTTGTATTGTTTTGCCCAAAATTAACAAAAAATACGCAGTAGAGCCCTGTTGTTTCCATAATAAAAATGGCATAGATTGACACGCAAAATAAATCGTCCTGCAGACGCAATCGGATGGCGATTGGCGCAGCTGGAGCGCACTCCAGGTAAAATGGAAAAATTCCATCTAACTTTTGTGGAAAAGGAAAATCGGAGCCCAACGGCAACGGGTACTGCGCGACCCACCCACCCAAGCCCTAGCCCTAGCCCTAACGGCGTACTGCGCGTCTCGAACTTTCTGCCTCGCCCATTTTCTAACCTATCCCCTCTCTGAGTCACCACTCGTACCGAACGGCAGAAAACAGAGCACACAACTTCCCCCACCAGACGCCGCAAACTTCCCCCAAAATCCCCAAATCGGCTCGGACGCGCATCGAATCGAGGTAAGGTGCACCATGATTAGTTTGCTAATCTCGATTTCCTGCTTGTTTGGTTTCGTGGGGAATCGCTGCGTGTGCCCAAATTTTAGGGGAAAGTTTCAGCGCATCTGAGGTCAATCAGGTCGGCTGTAGGTTCTGATACGTGCGGTTTCTCCCTCTAGCTTGGTGGATCTCGCGATTCGAGTTCTGCTACTTAGCCACTCATGATCTCTCACAGGGTTCCCTGATTTTGATAGCCTAGCTTGTTTTTCTTTAGTGTACGGGCGCCATAGTATGAGTTATGAGGGCTGCTATAGTAATAAGTTCTTCGTGTGTCGCGGTTACTGCTGTTGGTGAGGTCCAGTGAGCCGAGTGAAGTGCCGCTAGGGTTTGTAGCCGCGACACAAGCTTATCTGTGAAGTCAAATCACGAAAAGAGATTCTAAACGGTTCTATGAATCCTGGGGCGTTTGCACGCTGCCAAGTGACAAGTACTGACAGACACCATATGCATCGCTTGGTTATCAAACGAGCACGTTTCCTAATTATTATGTATTGCTTGGATGCTTATGTTCTTACTGTTTGTGATGTGGTGTACTAATTGAAGGTTATGTGTCGATTTTGCTGCAGTGAGATGAGCCGCCCGGACGACGGACATAGGTCTTTCTTCCCTGTAGGAAACCCCTTCCGGGTCATCCTCCCAGGGGGACCTCACCTGCCTCGGAAGGTCCAGGCGCTGCTCAAGTCATACGAGGATGCCCTGGCCTTGAGCTTGAGGAAGCTAAAGCCGGAGAATGCCTTGGAGGTCCTCACCTTGTCCTGGATGAGGCTTGCTGTGGATTGCTTGTCAGAGCTGCATGCCAACATAGGGACCCTGATAACCGAGCTCGAGCTGCCTGTCTCGGATTGGGATGAGAAGTGGGTGGACATTTACTTGAACAGCAGCGTGAAGCTGCTGGACATCTGCATCGCGCTGAGCTCTGAGCTCGCTCGGTTGGATCAAGGGCAGTTGCTTGTGAAGTATGTCCTGCATGTGTTGGACACCAAAAGTGGTGTGCCGTCATTGGAACAGCTCAAGCGAGCTGAGGTATCATTGAAGGAGTGGATGGACAAAGTGGACACATCGCGCCCAAGGCTCGACAGCTGCTCAACGGCCTTGCAGGAACTTGCTGGGAGCCTTTGTCTGATGAAGGTCAAGAATTCTGCTAAGGGGAAGGTCCTCATGAGAGCTTTGTATGGAATAGAGTCTGTGACTGTCTTCACCTGCAGCGTCTTTGTGGCCGCACTGTCAGGTAGCCCCAAGCCATTGGTGGAGTTGCATGTCCCTCAGAAATTTGGTTGGTCACAGGCCTTCAATGATCTTCATGCCACCATCAGTGGGGAAGTCAAAAGGCGATTGTCCAGAGGAAGTGTTTCAGCTGTGAAAGAGCTGGAAGAAGTTGAAGCATGTGCCAGGAAACTGCATGCATTGACTAGGACTGCTCAGCttgaagaagaaaatgacaacCTGGCTTGTGCTGTCAGCCTTTCAAAGCAAATGGTGATGCCGGACATCACTGAACAGAAAGAAAAACCTGAGTGTAATCTTAAGCCAGCTGATGACAGTAGCCAGGAGTGTGAAATGACCATGATAGAAAGTAGTACTGAAGAAGGAACACAAGAAGCTGAAATTATGCAGGATACCGACTGTGGGGATAAGCTGATCTTGCTTGAGAGTATCAGTGAAGATAATAACAACATAAGTGGGACAAATGGCTTCATAGACGAGGACAACACCATCATTCCTGAGAGAACCAGTGTCTTGGAAGGCAGAGAAGAGCTGCTGGACTGTATCTCCAGCATGTCGAAAAGCGCCGAGGGGCTTCGGCTTGGGTTGGATTCGTTGTCGAAGCGTGTCGGGGACTTCTTCCAGATCGTGCTTACAGGACGTGACGCTTTGCTCTGCAATCTAAGGATGTCAGATGCAGCAAGCAAGGTCACTGAGGTTAGGTCTTGATTCGCTACGTTTCAGATGTGTATGTTCTCTGTAGGTGTGGTGTAACATGTGTATAGACGGCTTGGCAGCGCATACTTGTACACCGCTCTTCTGACATGTGGCCCCTGCTCAGCCTCAGCGGAACTAAGTCAGGGCACCATATTTCAGCGGCGATGTGCATAATCTTGGGCTGCCAGTTGTGTTGTGTGGGGTCGTAGGTTTGATAGTCCTTGTGTTCTTAGTTTTTTGTCGAGTAGAGGTAATAGTAGACAAAGTGTGCAGTATCAGTGGAATGTACAATGCCGAGAGGACAGTAACTGTTTCATATGTATGCCGAAGTGTGTTGCCAGCAATGTTAGATATGAAAGGTGCATCGTGAAGGGCAAAGCAAAATCtttgaggtatcttgcatttcctaTGATTAAACTTGTGTATTGTCATCCGTTGGGTGCTGCTCGTGCCGCAGTGTTACTCGAATCTTTAGCAACATCAGGAGGCAGAAATCACTGTTTTAACCTAAGGACGAAATCAATTCACAAACTGAACTGTTCTGAGAAAAAATTCACCCAACTGACCTTTTTATGTGGCGCCCGatagctaggcgccacactacactgtgcagtgCCTAACACACAGGCGCTACACATCTGGACAGCGTGGCACCCGGAAGCCAGGCCTGGCCCCACCCCTGATGGTGCAGCGCCTAGGCGAAAGACGCTACACTATCATATGCAGCGCCTAGACGAAAGGCGCTACACATGCACTTACTAACCATCTCGGGGGCAACAGAGAGCAAGACTAAAAATTGATTGATCCACCACGCGTGGCCTGACCGGCGAGCTTAAACGCATAGGGCGCGGCGTGACCTGACATGCCATGACATGCACGGTCAGAATTTGAGTTACTACCTGCTGTGGTTGATCTGCAGGTTGGTTGGCTCAGGGGTAGAGACTGGCTGCTGGTCACGTATTTGTACACCCATGCTCCTGCGGTTAAAAGCAAGCAAGCACGGACCCTTGGACGGTCACCGCGGATCTTCTCCATCCCTGTTATGTGTCGGCCACTATGCAATCAGATCAAATGATCTTCTTAGAAAAAAAAAGCCCAGGGTATGATCAGAACGAGCATATGTGCATGGATCGATTAAATAAAAGGAATATGTAGCCAAAGATCAACAAGAGTGAGCGCGCGCTGGAGAGAGTAGTATATTTTCATTTAGTTTCGCCAGATTTTGTCTCTCTTTCAGTAACGACCAGGCATTGAGCAGTGGAGTACAACTAGCATCTAGCCAGTGTAGTTAATCAAGAATAGTGTCGGCCGGCCCGTGGTGGTAACAGTAAAATGGAAGCGCAGAGCTGTTGCTACTAGCTACTGCAGGGCAGTACGTACGTAAACAGTAAATGCGCAACAGAACTTACCAGTAGTAGGGATAGATTCATCGCATGGCATATCTACCTACTGCGAGCAAGGCAGGGCAAGTGCAGGTAGTAACTCAAATTTTGACCATGCATGTCATGTCACGCCACGCCCTATGCGTTTACAGCTCAGCCGGTCAGGCCACATGCGGTGGATCAATCTTGCAGCGCCTAGACGTTAGGCGCTACACTGTATCGTgtagcgcctagctctcaggcgctgcacactgacttagcaatttttagctTTGCTCTCTGTTGCCCCGAGGCGGTTAGTAAGTGCATGTGTAGCGTCTTTCGTCTAGGCGCTGCACATGATAGTGTAGCGCCTTTCGCCTAGGCGCTGCACCATCAGGGGTGGGGTCAGGCCTGGCTCCGGGGTGCCACGCTGTCCAGATGTGTAACGCCTGTGTGTTAGgcgctgcacagtgtagtgtgacgcTTAGTTATCGGGCGCCACATAAAAAGGTCAGTTgggtgaatttttttcaaaacagTTCAGTTTGTGAATTTATTTCATCCTTAGGTCAAAACAGTGATTTCTGCTACATCAGGAACCAGTGGTTCGGCCGACAAGAACCTGTTACTTCTAGTGAAAGATTCCATCCTAATTTTTTAATAGATCTCACGTTGCAGCCGCTCTCACTTCAGGCGTGCATCACGCGTCTAGGGACGCTGAAATCTGAATGGGACGATGGTCCATTTTGTAGAGTATCTTGGAAATCAAACACTATGGCTACTCTACTCTATTATGACATGCCTTGACTCTACTAAAATCTACTCTATTATAACATGGCCCTTGGATCTGGAATTTGGATCTGGAATGGACATCGCAGATCGAGCACTGTAGCAACAAAACATTGTATCTCCTCTATTATCCCTCCCCTTGCTTTCAGATGCATGGGATTGTACTCGCTCCcttccaaaatataagaacgtttttacatTATACTAGTGTAAAAAAGATTTTTATATTATGGACGGATCCCTCTGTCCtaaaatataaaaacgtttttaacactacactagtgtaaaaaaacgTTGTTATACTATGAGACAGCGGAAGTATTAAATAAACGAAGCATGCTTGTTGACGTGTTGTTATCATCGTTTCCTTTATCCAACCAGCAGTATCCGTCAAGGGA is from Triticum aestivum cultivar Chinese Spring chromosome 1B, IWGSC CS RefSeq v2.1, whole genome shotgun sequence and encodes:
- the LOC123124982 gene encoding UPF0496 protein 4; amino-acid sequence: MSRPDDGHRSFFPVGNPFRVILPGGPHLPRKVQALLKSYEDALALSLRKLKPENALEVLTLSWMRLAVDCLSELHANIGTLITELELPVSDWDEKWVDIYLNSSVKLLDICIALSSELARLDQGQLLVKYVLHVLDTKSGVPSLEQLKRAEVSLKEWMDKVDTSRPRLDSCSTALQELAGSLCLMKVKNSAKGKVLMRALYGIESVTVFTCSVFVAALSGSPKPLVELHVPQKFGWSQAFNDLHATISGEVKRRLSRGSVSAVKELEEVEACARKLHALTRTAQLEEENDNLACAVSLSKQMVMPDITEQKEKPECNLKPADDSSQECEMTMIESSTEEGTQEAEIMQDTDCGDKLILLESISEDNNNISGTNGFIDEDNTIIPERTSVLEGREELLDCISSMSKSAEGLRLGLDSLSKRVGDFFQIVLTGRDALLCNLRMSDAASKVTEVRS